A single Sulfurimonas aquatica DNA region contains:
- a CDS encoding FKBP-type peptidyl-prolyl cis-trans isomerase, whose protein sequence is MAIEANQIVSIEYEVRDGDKVVDSNIGGAPLVFMFGKGQIIPGLESGIVNMEVGEKADLLVKPQDAYGEYNADATQEVPADQFAGIDLDIGMTLYGQGEDGGTVQVIVKEIGADTVVIDFNHPLAGKELMFSVALNSVRDASAEEAMTGIPAENKPAEGESCGTGCGCH, encoded by the coding sequence ATGGCAATAGAAGCAAATCAAATTGTATCAATAGAGTACGAAGTACGTGATGGCGACAAAGTAGTAGATAGTAACATCGGTGGAGCTCCACTTGTATTTATGTTTGGTAAAGGTCAAATTATTCCTGGTTTAGAAAGCGGAATAGTAAATATGGAAGTTGGTGAAAAAGCTGATCTTCTTGTTAAGCCTCAAGATGCTTATGGAGAGTATAACGCTGATGCAACTCAAGAAGTTCCTGCTGACCAATTTGCTGGTATTGATTTAGATATTGGTATGACTCTTTATGGTCAAGGTGAAGATGGCGGTACTGTACAAGTTATTGTAAAAGAGATTGGTGCTGATACGGTAGTGATCGATTTTAATCATCCTCTTGCAGGTAAAGAATTAATGTTTAGTGTTGCATTAAACAGCGTTAGAGATGCATCTGCTGAAGAAGCTATGACAGGTATACCTGCTGAGAATAAACCAGCTGAAGGTGAAAGTTGTGGTACAGGCTGTGGATGTCACTAG
- the fabD gene encoding ACP S-malonyltransferase, with amino-acid sequence MSRIAMIFAGQGSQAVGMGKDFYDNSEVAREMFAKAGERIGVDFKALIFEENEKLGQTAYTQPAILLVQMIAYKLFSDACPDVKAELFLGHSLGEFSALCASGAIDYVDAIELVHNRGAFMQSACDSVEAGMMVLVGLDDASVEKVCADAQAEGKKVWPANYNQDGQLVVAGMKSDLISLEQTFKDAGAKRALLLDMSVASHCAILEPAQAPLAELMEKMISNNFSAPVISNVTTAPYSTKADAVALLKDQLVKPVKYKQSILAVANDLDMAIEFGNGITLKGLNRRIAKDLKTLNISDMASLEAVKEEICS; translated from the coding sequence ATGAGTAGAATTGCGATGATATTTGCTGGACAAGGTAGTCAAGCGGTTGGAATGGGAAAAGACTTTTACGATAATAGCGAAGTGGCACGTGAGATGTTTGCAAAAGCTGGTGAGCGAATTGGAGTTGACTTTAAAGCACTCATTTTTGAAGAAAATGAGAAGTTAGGTCAAACTGCTTATACTCAACCTGCAATTTTATTAGTGCAGATGATAGCTTACAAACTTTTTAGTGACGCTTGCCCAGATGTAAAAGCAGAACTTTTCTTAGGACACTCCCTTGGTGAATTTTCTGCACTCTGCGCTTCAGGTGCTATTGACTATGTAGATGCTATTGAGTTGGTGCATAACCGTGGTGCATTTATGCAGTCTGCATGTGACAGCGTTGAAGCTGGAATGATGGTTCTTGTTGGTCTTGATGATGCTTCTGTTGAAAAAGTTTGTGCTGATGCACAGGCTGAAGGTAAGAAAGTATGGCCTGCAAATTACAATCAAGATGGTCAACTTGTAGTTGCTGGTATGAAGTCAGATTTAATTTCTTTAGAGCAAACATTTAAAGATGCAGGTGCAAAACGTGCACTGCTTTTAGATATGTCAGTTGCGTCTCACTGTGCTATCTTAGAGCCAGCACAAGCACCACTAGCTGAATTGATGGAGAAGATGATTAGTAATAACTTTAGTGCACCTGTTATATCTAATGTAACTACAGCGCCATACAGTACAAAAGCTGATGCAGTTGCTCTACTTAAGGATCAACTTGTTAAGCCAGTTAAATATAAACAATCAATTTTAGCAGTAGCTAATGATTTAGATATGGCTATAGAGTTTGGTAATGGTATCACTCTTAAAGGCCTTAACCGTAGAATCGCTAAAGATTTAAAAACGTTAAATATCTCAGATATGGCTTCACTTGAAGCTGTTAAAGAAGAAATCTGCTCTTAA
- a CDS encoding murein transglycosylase domain-containing protein has protein sequence MKILKTLFLSTLLVISTQALTMEEEMAQMQAEFSSYKMTQENEFDKYKKELDEEYKAYKGELGKFWKDPKLSSKKEWVSYSEDKKSRSEVDFEKNEIVIETIAPSKEIAQKQLQKRLNYAVSKSTEEVIKTDPLQKKVAEISKKIDKFKTKKDDKPILSNIVFDKKPTKKDVKKYVSKTLEKSKIEVKKSKLKDEKVYRIRVALPKNSTLKKSKAYEADVRKNAKRFEIPVPLIFAIIQTESDFNPFAKSHIPAFGLMQVVPTSAGRDIYKFLYKKKGMPSATYLYSGKNNIEMGSTYLHILYYRYLKKIKNPQSRLYCSIAAYNTGAGNIAWAFTRKYNVNKAVGKINAMTPEEVYNHLQANLRFDEPKHYLKRVRKRMPAYSAAYN, from the coding sequence ATGAAAATACTTAAGACTCTTTTTTTATCTACTCTATTAGTTATATCAACTCAAGCACTTACTATGGAAGAAGAAATGGCTCAGATGCAGGCTGAATTTAGCTCGTACAAGATGACTCAAGAAAATGAATTTGATAAATATAAAAAAGAGCTAGATGAAGAGTATAAGGCTTATAAAGGTGAATTGGGAAAATTTTGGAAGGACCCTAAATTATCTTCAAAAAAAGAGTGGGTAAGTTACTCTGAAGATAAAAAGAGTCGCTCTGAAGTTGACTTTGAAAAGAATGAGATAGTTATAGAGACTATCGCACCTAGTAAAGAAATAGCACAGAAACAACTTCAGAAGAGACTTAACTATGCTGTTAGTAAAAGCACAGAGGAAGTTATAAAAACAGATCCACTGCAAAAAAAAGTAGCTGAGATATCTAAAAAAATAGATAAGTTTAAAACAAAGAAAGATGATAAACCAATACTATCAAATATAGTTTTTGATAAAAAACCAACAAAAAAAGATGTGAAAAAGTATGTCTCTAAAACTCTTGAAAAGTCTAAAATTGAAGTAAAAAAATCCAAGTTGAAAGACGAAAAAGTTTATAGAATAAGAGTAGCCCTCCCTAAGAACAGTACTTTGAAAAAATCAAAAGCTTATGAAGCAGATGTAAGAAAAAATGCTAAAAGGTTTGAAATTCCCGTTCCTCTTATCTTTGCAATTATTCAAACAGAGAGCGATTTTAACCCTTTTGCAAAATCTCATATTCCAGCATTTGGGCTTATGCAAGTTGTTCCGACATCTGCAGGTCGTGACATATACAAGTTCCTTTATAAGAAAAAAGGGATGCCAAGTGCAACATATCTGTACTCTGGAAAAAATAATATAGAGATGGGTAGTACTTACTTGCATATTTTGTACTACAGATATCTTAAAAAAATAAAAAATCCACAAAGTAGACTATACTGTAGTATTGCGGCATATAACACGGGTGCGGGAAATATCGCATGGGCATTTACAAGAAAGTATAATGTAAATAAAGCAGTAGGGAAGATAAATGCCATGACACCAGAAGAGGTCTATAATCATTTACAGGCAAACCTGCGTTTTGATGAGCCTAAGCACTATCTAAAGCGAGTTCGAAAAAGAATGCCAGCTTATAGCGCGGCATATAACTAG
- a CDS encoding tRNA 2-thiocytidine biosynthesis TtcA family protein → MSKLGKTNAEFKLIEEGDKILVGLSGGKDSLTMIHAMREQQRRAPFKFEFVAVTVGYGMGENFDKLSAHCKANGIEHVIRDTQTYELAKEKIRKNSSFCSFFSRMRRGYLYSVAQELGCNKVALGHHMDDAAESFFMNFIYNGQMRSLAPKYTAENGLIVIRPLIQMRERQLLAFVQDNEIEAIGDEACPAMRFDVKMPHARAKMKVMLAKMEKEFPDLFTSLNAAFKNISVDSFFITED, encoded by the coding sequence ATGTCAAAACTTGGCAAAACTAACGCTGAGTTTAAACTAATAGAAGAGGGTGATAAAATCCTTGTTGGTTTAAGTGGTGGAAAAGATTCGCTTACTATGATACACGCTATGAGAGAACAACAACGTCGTGCTCCTTTTAAGTTTGAATTTGTTGCTGTAACAGTTGGGTATGGCATGGGTGAAAATTTTGATAAATTATCAGCTCATTGTAAAGCCAATGGCATAGAACATGTCATTAGGGATACTCAAACATATGAACTCGCAAAAGAAAAGATTCGTAAGAACTCCTCTTTTTGTAGTTTTTTCTCTCGTATGAGAAGAGGTTACCTCTATAGCGTTGCACAAGAGCTAGGTTGTAATAAAGTAGCTCTTGGTCACCACATGGATGATGCTGCTGAGAGCTTTTTCATGAACTTTATTTATAACGGTCAGATGCGCTCTTTAGCTCCAAAGTATACTGCGGAAAATGGCCTTATAGTCATTCGTCCACTTATTCAGATGCGTGAACGCCAACTTCTTGCTTTTGTTCAAGATAATGAAATAGAAGCTATAGGCGATGAAGCTTGTCCTGCTATGCGTTTTGATGTCAAAATGCCCCATGCAAGAGCAAAAATGAAGGTAATGTTGGCAAAGATGGAAAAAGAGTTTCCAGACCTCTTCACTTCGCTAAACGCAGCATTTAAAAATATATCTGTAGATAGCTTTTTTATAACTGAAGATTAA
- a CDS encoding Fis family transcriptional regulator produces MVQAVDVTSFITASEASTEAFKTATLLKTLTVNALIMGEVGVGKKTLASFILPDASIVDASNFDELLVTLESSREIIITNIETSPNLKRLVDSINENNIRVIATSKQSFTNEFIEDIFSVKFDIPPLKERAEDVSILVKQFTKEASKLFGGSEDFNITNFKADLSNNAKSLKRQVMVNYLLQDIKDNELMEIMQNYLFEKMGSNSDYRNYLYLYEVPLIKAGLSKFKSQLQLADKLGLNRNTLRKKISDNKEYLQGE; encoded by the coding sequence GTGGTACAGGCTGTGGATGTCACTAGTTTTATAACTGCATCTGAAGCTTCAACTGAAGCTTTTAAAACTGCTACACTTTTAAAAACACTAACTGTGAATGCCCTAATTATGGGTGAGGTTGGTGTTGGAAAAAAGACTTTAGCTTCTTTTATACTTCCAGATGCATCTATTGTAGATGCATCGAATTTTGATGAGCTACTTGTTACACTCGAGAGTAGTAGAGAAATCATCATTACAAATATAGAAACCTCTCCAAATCTTAAACGCTTAGTTGATTCTATAAATGAAAATAATATTCGTGTTATAGCGACATCAAAGCAATCTTTTACAAATGAATTTATTGAAGATATTTTTAGTGTTAAGTTTGATATTCCACCCTTAAAAGAGAGAGCTGAAGATGTTTCGATTTTAGTAAAACAGTTTACTAAAGAAGCATCGAAGTTATTCGGTGGCAGCGAAGATTTTAATATTACAAATTTTAAAGCTGACTTAAGTAACAATGCAAAATCATTGAAGCGACAAGTTATGGTAAATTATTTATTACAAGATATTAAAGATAATGAGTTGATGGAAATAATGCAAAATTATCTTTTTGAAAAAATGGGTTCCAATAGTGACTATAGAAATTACCTATACCTGTATGAGGTACCTTTAATTAAAGCAGGGTTAAGTAAGTTTAAGTCACAACTACAATTAGCAGATAAGCTAGGGCTTAATAGAAATACATTAAGAAAAAAAATATCAGATAACAAAGAGTATTTACAAGGAGAATAG
- a CDS encoding EAL domain-containing protein — translation MNSMDKVDVDAQKLKLLYINTSSAQLQDSPLPLNDIFQTVTILSSIDQTFELYKKNFNTPEHFDIIIMDIDTLDSDTIMICKNLKEFKQNQIIVIISQDKDSDYLVEALNIGVNKYIAKPFDRDSVVSLLTELSTITTINTQQEDKEFLLRQQNKIIDENVYITTSDLNGKILEISQAYLDFTGYAKEDIIGQNHRIFRNHDIDTNVIKHLWETISNGKEWKGELKNNKLSGEEYWISTTIRPLYDKNNVMTGYTAVKRDITNQKRLEELSIQDPLTLIHNRRYFDTYFKRELKRSAWKKERFSLLLLGVDYYEDYRDKVGRLKSDKVILQISDGISECLSSKIYEIFKVTETEFAIILLNYDDEHVKDFSTQIISCVESLKIENPHSKVSQYFTLSIGVANIQTDKHTLYCNDIYNIADANLTKAKELGRNRFVMEVDESYLQELKDIDVITKLPNRGVLVHDISLLQEDAMLMILHIKQINSLKNLYGFDFTSEVVGKKAQQLKDILRDEETSLYSLNLQEFAILVTNKNLFDKYFLLLKHSILLNNDFYINNLDQYITADFTVGIAYGIGGIFNHADLVLQEAILSKISYKVYKSNQTARQLEEDTLKRLRVYKQALHEGNIIPYFQPIVDTYTGKLIKYEALARLQTEDGSIVSPYFFLDSAKEDKSFEYFTRQMMQKVFIIYSKNSADISINLSYENINSESMIQYIKNRLNKYGGEGITFEIVESEDIRDYKVLEEFIGMVKNYGCKISVDDFGSGYSNFKHVTQLDIDFIKLDGSLIENLNKDENIKHMIKGLLVYAKNANIKTIAEFVSSKELADTVKELGIDYIQGYYHGEPKSPEEYGLKN, via the coding sequence ATGAATAGTATGGATAAGGTAGATGTTGATGCACAAAAATTAAAACTTCTATATATTAATACTTCCTCTGCACAATTACAAGATTCACCCCTACCCTTAAATGACATTTTTCAAACTGTAACAATACTCTCATCTATAGATCAAACATTTGAACTATATAAAAAGAATTTTAATACCCCAGAACATTTTGACATTATTATAATGGATATTGATACATTAGATAGTGACACCATAATGATTTGTAAAAATCTAAAAGAGTTTAAACAGAACCAAATTATAGTTATAATAAGTCAAGATAAAGACTCAGACTACTTAGTAGAAGCATTAAATATAGGTGTGAACAAGTATATTGCAAAACCTTTCGATAGAGACTCTGTGGTCTCTTTGCTAACTGAGCTCTCTACTATTACCACAATAAATACTCAACAAGAAGATAAAGAGTTTTTACTTAGACAACAGAACAAAATAATTGATGAAAATGTCTACATTACTACTTCTGACTTAAATGGGAAAATTTTAGAGATATCTCAAGCTTATTTAGATTTTACAGGATATGCAAAAGAAGATATTATAGGACAAAATCATCGCATATTTAGAAATCATGATATTGATACAAATGTTATTAAACATCTTTGGGAAACTATTTCTAATGGTAAAGAGTGGAAAGGTGAGCTAAAAAATAACAAACTAAGTGGTGAAGAGTACTGGATAAGTACAACAATTAGACCACTCTATGATAAAAACAATGTCATGACAGGTTACACCGCTGTTAAAAGAGATATAACTAATCAGAAACGATTAGAGGAACTTTCGATCCAAGACCCTCTTACTTTAATACATAATCGTAGATATTTTGACACATACTTTAAACGTGAACTTAAACGTTCAGCATGGAAAAAAGAGAGATTTTCGCTTTTACTTTTAGGTGTAGACTACTATGAAGATTACAGGGATAAAGTAGGAAGGCTGAAATCTGACAAAGTAATTTTACAAATATCAGATGGAATATCCGAATGCTTAAGCTCCAAAATTTATGAAATATTTAAAGTGACTGAAACAGAGTTTGCCATAATTTTACTAAATTATGATGACGAACATGTCAAAGATTTTTCCACTCAAATAATATCTTGTGTAGAATCTCTAAAAATAGAAAATCCACATAGTAAAGTCTCACAATATTTTACACTCTCCATTGGTGTAGCAAATATTCAAACAGATAAGCATACTCTATACTGTAACGATATATACAATATAGCCGATGCTAACCTTACTAAAGCAAAAGAGTTAGGTAGAAATAGATTTGTGATGGAAGTTGATGAGAGTTATCTACAAGAGTTAAAAGATATAGATGTGATTACTAAACTTCCAAATAGAGGAGTTTTAGTACACGATATCTCTTTACTACAAGAAGATGCAATGCTAATGATACTTCACATAAAACAGATTAACTCACTTAAAAATCTTTATGGGTTTGATTTTACAAGTGAGGTTGTAGGTAAAAAAGCTCAGCAACTTAAGGATATATTGCGAGATGAAGAGACGTCTCTATATAGCCTAAATTTACAAGAGTTTGCTATTTTGGTTACAAATAAAAACTTATTTGACAAATATTTTTTACTTTTGAAGCACTCAATACTACTTAATAATGACTTTTATATAAATAACTTAGATCAATATATTACTGCTGATTTTACTGTTGGTATTGCTTATGGTATAGGCGGCATATTTAACCATGCTGACTTAGTACTCCAAGAAGCCATACTGTCTAAAATAAGTTACAAAGTATATAAAAGCAATCAAACAGCAAGACAACTAGAAGAGGACACTCTTAAACGTCTGCGTGTATACAAACAAGCACTCCATGAAGGAAATATTATCCCTTATTTTCAACCTATTGTCGATACATATACAGGTAAACTTATAAAATATGAAGCTCTGGCACGTTTACAAACAGAAGATGGGAGTATAGTAAGTCCATACTTCTTTTTAGATTCTGCAAAAGAGGATAAATCATTTGAATACTTTACAAGACAGATGATGCAAAAAGTTTTTATCATATACTCTAAAAATAGTGCTGACATCTCCATCAATCTAAGTTATGAAAATATCAACTCTGAGAGTATGATTCAGTACATAAAAAATAGACTAAATAAATATGGTGGAGAAGGTATAACATTTGAAATTGTAGAGTCAGAGGATATTAGAGATTATAAAGTACTTGAAGAGTTTATAGGGATGGTTAAAAACTATGGATGTAAAATTTCTGTTGATGATTTTGGCTCAGGTTATTCAAACTTTAAACATGTAACACAATTAGATATAGACTTTATAAAACTTGATGGATCTTTAATAGAGAACCTTAATAAAGATGAAAATATCAAACATATGATTAAAGGACTTTTAGTCTATGCTAAAAATGCCAATATTAAAACTATCGCAGAGTTTGTGAGTTCTAAAGAGCTTGCAGACACAGTAAAAGAGCTCGGGATAGACTATATTCAAGGCTATTACCATGGTGAACCTAAGAGCCCTGAAGAGTATGGTCTAAAAAACTAG
- a CDS encoding tetratricopeptide repeat protein → MKISKLVFLLSAVYPILLISAEPSAFGAGNLDSPNPYGLTSNEKVILDTKKKLNKVSVKSNNQANELDSLRERIDGLQSIIESLSRKAHNNKINIQKQNEKNLANRESVDLYEKRLSEVVQSNTTSIEQQKIVITEMSLLLDTINTHYVSKDEFNTLVTNVNEFKELIVKELKSNTKSSSKSKLDSMSSSDVYKEAQAYYKKRYYTNAIENYEHLIKKNYKPAFSHYMIGEMNYKRKNYANAISYFKKSSSLYSKASYMPKLMLHTAISMRKTGDKDNAKNFFKAIVAKYPNSIEAKEANEYLQP, encoded by the coding sequence ATGAAGATAAGTAAGTTAGTTTTCTTACTCTCTGCTGTATATCCTATACTTCTTATCAGTGCTGAACCATCTGCGTTTGGTGCTGGTAATCTCGACAGTCCAAACCCTTATGGACTTACTTCCAATGAAAAAGTTATTTTAGACACTAAGAAAAAACTCAATAAAGTTTCTGTTAAAAGTAATAATCAAGCAAATGAATTAGACTCACTAAGAGAAAGAATTGATGGTTTGCAAAGTATTATTGAGAGTTTAAGTAGAAAAGCACATAATAACAAAATAAATATACAAAAGCAGAATGAGAAGAACTTAGCAAATAGAGAAAGTGTAGATCTGTATGAGAAGAGACTTAGCGAAGTCGTTCAATCTAATACAACAAGCATAGAGCAGCAAAAAATTGTAATTACAGAAATGTCTTTACTTCTTGATACAATAAACACTCACTATGTTTCAAAAGACGAGTTTAATACTCTCGTTACAAATGTAAATGAGTTTAAAGAGCTTATAGTAAAAGAGTTGAAAAGTAATACAAAAAGCTCTTCTAAATCAAAACTTGATTCAATGAGTAGTTCTGATGTATATAAAGAAGCACAAGCATATTATAAGAAAAGATATTATACCAATGCAATTGAGAATTATGAGCATTTAATTAAGAAGAATTATAAGCCTGCATTTTCACACTATATGATTGGTGAAATGAACTATAAAAGAAAAAATTATGCAAATGCAATTTCTTATTTTAAAAAGAGTTCTTCTTTGTATTCTAAAGCATCATATATGCCTAAATTAATGCTGCATACAGCTATATCTATGAGGAAAACTGGTGATAAAGACAATGCTAAAAACTTTTTTAAAGCAATAGTTGCAAAATATCCTAATTCTATTGAAGCTAAAGAAGCAAATGAATATCTTCAGCCATAA
- a CDS encoding OmpA family protein — protein MKSIVLSSVVTALLVLSGCSTKEPAVDTKEEVVKPVVVEKVKEVETEVVSNEDSMVDSSSNDSTTLSMSDIESQLPTIYFAFDKFDITPDMQERITSAAELGKTGAMDYKVKLEGNCDEWGSDEYNFALGLKRADAVKKAFVAEGIDGSRISMVSYGESNPVCSDKTQSCWSKNRRVDFKLLP, from the coding sequence ATGAAGAGTATAGTACTTTCTAGCGTTGTTACAGCACTATTAGTTCTTAGTGGATGTAGTACAAAAGAGCCTGCAGTAGATACAAAAGAAGAAGTTGTTAAGCCTGTAGTAGTGGAAAAAGTTAAAGAAGTTGAGACTGAAGTAGTGTCTAATGAAGATAGTATGGTTGACTCATCATCAAATGATTCTACTACTTTAAGTATGTCTGATATTGAATCTCAGCTACCAACTATATATTTTGCATTTGATAAATTTGATATCACTCCAGATATGCAAGAGAGAATTACTTCTGCTGCAGAACTGGGTAAAACTGGTGCAATGGATTATAAAGTTAAACTTGAAGGTAATTGTGACGAGTGGGGAAGCGATGAGTATAACTTCGCACTTGGTCTAAAGCGTGCTGATGCAGTCAAAAAAGCATTCGTAGCAGAAGGGATTGATGGATCTCGTATCTCTATGGTAAGTTATGGCGAAAGTAACCCAGTATGTTCTGATAAAACTCAGTCATGTTGGTCTAAAAACCGTCGTGTAGATTTTAAACTATTACCATAA
- a CDS encoding nitrilase-related carbon-nitrogen hydrolase — translation MRITLAQTSPKLNRSNLGEIIKTINSVKNQSDIIVFPELSLSGYMLQDKLTEDAWRLDELNELRELSKDIDIVVGVALREKNSFRNTALYFSQGELLSRHNKVHLPNYGMFEEARYFSAGDLFESFLVEEKRVSMVVCEDLWHKNVHHDLIEQNPDLIIALVASPARGFSNNGLDIQSKWYEIIQTVAKECSAMLIFVNRVGFEDGLGFWGGSCIVNANAEIEHKLPHYEVVIKTFEI, via the coding sequence ATGAGAATAACTCTTGCCCAAACATCACCTAAGTTAAATCGTTCTAACTTAGGTGAAATCATTAAAACTATAAACAGTGTTAAAAATCAGAGTGATATCATCGTTTTTCCTGAACTTTCACTAAGTGGGTATATGCTCCAAGACAAACTTACAGAAGATGCTTGGCGCTTAGATGAATTAAATGAACTTAGAGAGTTGAGTAAAGATATAGATATTGTTGTTGGTGTGGCGTTAAGAGAAAAAAACAGCTTTAGAAACACAGCTCTATATTTTAGTCAGGGTGAACTTTTAAGCAGACACAATAAAGTTCACCTGCCAAACTATGGTATGTTTGAAGAAGCACGATACTTTAGTGCTGGAGATCTATTTGAAAGTTTCTTAGTTGAAGAAAAAAGAGTCTCCATGGTTGTTTGTGAAGATCTTTGGCATAAAAACGTTCACCATGATTTAATAGAACAAAATCCAGATTTAATAATAGCGTTAGTCGCTTCACCCGCACGTGGTTTCAGCAATAATGGTTTAGATATACAAAGTAAATGGTATGAAATCATTCAAACAGTGGCAAAAGAGTGTAGTGCTATGCTTATCTTTGTAAACCGTGTTGGATTTGAAGATGGCCTTGGGTTTTGGGGTGGAAGTTGTATAGTCAATGCAAACGCTGAAATTGAGCATAAATTACCTCATTATGAAGTAGTTATTAAAACATTTGAAATATAG
- a CDS encoding 5'-methylthioadenosine/adenosylhomocysteine nucleosidase, translated as MKIAIMGAMPEEIAPILKIVGDYKTTEYADNTYYEATYKGSELVIAYSKIGKVFSTLTATTMIEHFGCSILLFSGVAGGINPSLKIGDLIVATKLSQHDLDITAFGHPIGFVPGGSVFVETDKELIKIAKDVAVELGKTVQEGIIATGDQFVHDEAIKKKIVDNFNADALEMEGGSVGVVCNALNVPFFILRAISDTADTDASFSFDEFMESSAIISAEFVMKMVDKIVSPSYDAK; from the coding sequence ATGAAGATAGCAATTATGGGTGCAATGCCTGAGGAGATAGCTCCAATACTAAAGATAGTGGGTGATTACAAAACTACCGAGTATGCAGACAATACTTATTACGAGGCTACATATAAGGGTAGTGAGTTAGTTATTGCTTACTCTAAAATTGGAAAAGTATTTTCAACCTTGACTGCAACTACTATGATTGAGCACTTTGGATGTTCTATACTTCTATTTTCTGGTGTTGCAGGTGGAATAAATCCTAGTCTGAAAATCGGAGATTTAATAGTAGCTACAAAACTTTCTCAGCATGATTTAGATATTACTGCTTTTGGACACCCTATAGGCTTTGTTCCTGGTGGGTCTGTATTTGTTGAGACAGATAAAGAACTCATAAAAATAGCTAAAGACGTGGCAGTAGAGTTAGGGAAAACAGTTCAAGAAGGGATTATTGCCACTGGTGATCAGTTTGTACATGATGAGGCTATAAAAAAGAAAATAGTAGATAACTTTAATGCAGATGCTCTTGAAATGGAAGGTGGAAGCGTTGGTGTTGTATGCAATGCCTTAAACGTGCCTTTTTTTATACTGCGTGCAATTAGTGACACTGCTGATACGGATGCGTCTTTTTCATTTGACGAGTTTATGGAATCAAGTGCAATCATCTCTGCAGAATTCGTTATGAAAATGGTAGATAAAATAGTTAGTCCATCATATGACGCAAAATGA
- a CDS encoding RDD family protein: protein MKNINIKYAGFWIRFMASLADTIFLALPLGIVIYFLSDGTWFDFSQYQQNMQMAMSGNTHALDKQPNTSLKWELLFEVSVLITTMLFWRRWRGATPGKKFVHIKVVDALTFEDIDNKQAITRSLGYIVSTFVFLLGFIMVAFRKDKRSLHDLLAGTSVIYEGENEDENID from the coding sequence ATGAAAAATATAAATATAAAATATGCAGGTTTCTGGATACGATTTATGGCCTCGCTTGCAGATACAATCTTTTTAGCCTTACCTTTGGGTATAGTTATTTACTTTTTGAGTGATGGAACGTGGTTTGATTTTTCACAATATCAGCAGAATATGCAGATGGCAATGAGTGGAAATACTCATGCACTAGACAAGCAACCAAACACATCATTAAAGTGGGAACTTCTATTTGAAGTTTCAGTTTTGATAACTACTATGTTATTTTGGAGAAGATGGAGAGGCGCTACGCCAGGAAAGAAATTTGTTCATATCAAAGTTGTAGACGCTCTCACCTTTGAAGATATAGATAATAAACAAGCTATAACTCGCTCACTGGGTTATATCGTTTCAACATTTGTTTTTTTACTAGGTTTTATAATGGTAGCATTTAGAAAAGATAAACGCTCACTGCATGATTTACTTGCAGGAACTAGCGTTATATATGAAGGTGAAAATGAAGATGAAAATATCGATTAG